The Nitrospira tepida genome includes a window with the following:
- a CDS encoding FAD-dependent oxidoreductase, translated as MDLNVLIVGGGIHGVGILHDLASRRIGGVHLAERERLASGTSSRTTKLMHGGLRYLAHLSQWGLVRDALRERALLLKNLPEVVRPIPFVLPVFRSGRPSWMIRLGLRLYESLATTADDLPRARRLGPHELGELAPYLHSHVLQHEISTAFLFYEAQMQDDVIVRLAARAAARLGATYAEETFVDRVECDGQGFRVRLVDAQGVNEVTCRVLVNAAGAWCNANLLRWGFLPQVTCLLNVGSHLVLSPSAIPANPDHCAAAALQHEDGRLVFFIPWAGRWLLGTTESQLEGTPEKWTHPPGDREYLLNIAKQYLALVHPGEQVIEAFCGIRTIPIVRRSGRASSRVTSGSWTQAPFSSPFYVRKWNHETASLSRKAVIDEYPGHRLVSIYGGKFTTYRALSETVGDRIAQWLGQGGECGTKARQAWFLDDLQPAEAHLFRSQAELRQGRISDWNSGRVIRQPSFVNRGIASSD; from the coding sequence GTGGATCTGAACGTGCTCATCGTGGGCGGCGGCATCCACGGCGTGGGAATCCTGCATGACCTCGCCTCCCGCCGCATCGGGGGAGTTCACCTCGCTGAACGCGAACGGCTTGCCTCCGGCACATCAAGCCGAACGACCAAGCTCATGCACGGAGGTTTACGGTATCTCGCGCACCTGTCGCAATGGGGATTGGTCCGTGACGCGTTGAGGGAACGTGCGCTCCTCCTCAAGAATCTTCCTGAAGTCGTGCGTCCAATTCCGTTTGTCCTCCCTGTTTTTCGATCGGGCCGGCCCTCTTGGATGATTCGTCTTGGATTGCGCCTTTATGAGAGCTTGGCCACGACTGCCGATGACCTCCCTCGCGCGCGGCGACTTGGCCCTCACGAACTCGGTGAACTCGCGCCTTATCTCCATTCACACGTCCTTCAGCATGAGATAAGTACGGCATTCTTGTTCTATGAGGCTCAGATGCAGGACGATGTGATCGTCCGGCTTGCTGCGCGCGCCGCCGCTCGTCTCGGTGCCACCTATGCCGAAGAGACGTTCGTGGATCGCGTGGAGTGCGACGGCCAGGGGTTTCGTGTCCGGTTGGTCGATGCGCAGGGCGTGAACGAGGTCACCTGTCGCGTGCTCGTGAATGCCGCGGGAGCCTGGTGCAATGCGAATTTATTACGCTGGGGATTCCTTCCGCAGGTGACGTGCCTCCTCAACGTCGGCTCTCATCTCGTCCTCTCTCCCTCCGCCATCCCGGCGAACCCGGACCACTGTGCCGCCGCGGCCCTTCAACATGAGGATGGCCGCCTGGTCTTCTTCATCCCCTGGGCCGGACGATGGCTCCTCGGCACGACTGAATCCCAGCTTGAGGGGACGCCAGAGAAGTGGACCCACCCCCCAGGGGATCGTGAGTATCTGTTGAACATCGCGAAGCAGTATCTTGCCCTTGTTCACCCGGGCGAACAGGTGATCGAGGCCTTCTGCGGCATCAGGACCATTCCAATTGTGCGGCGGTCGGGACGCGCGAGCAGCAGAGTGACCTCCGGCTCATGGACTCAGGCTCCGTTCTCCTCACCGTTTTACGTTCGGAAGTGGAATCACGAGACAGCGAGCCTCTCGCGCAAGGCCGTGATCGATGAGTACCCCGGCCACAGGTTGGTTTCCATCTACGGTGGAAAATTCACGACCTACCGCGCACTCAGCGAAACAGTGGGAGACCGGATTGCGCAGTGGCTGGGGCAGGGTGGGGAGTGCGGCACCAAGGCCAGACAGGCTTGGTTTCTCGATGACCTCCAACCGGCTGAGGCGCACCTGTTTCGCTCGCAGGCCGAGTTGCGGCAAGGCCGGATCTCCGATTGGAATAGCGGGCGGGTTATTCGTCAACCGTCATTCGTCAATCGTGGGATCGCCTCCTCCGATTGA
- a CDS encoding c-type cytochrome, which yields MKGTTALVVIALLMPGLAEAAGTGDPAKGKLLFDKHCMVCHGPQGKGDGPTGRALIPPATDFTSQPSRKKSGADLRRVIEQGSPGTAMPAWKGPLSEMQLADVAAYVETLRK from the coding sequence ATGAAGGGGACGACGGCGCTGGTTGTCATCGCGCTGCTGATGCCGGGCCTGGCTGAGGCGGCTGGAACGGGCGATCCGGCAAAGGGCAAGCTGCTGTTCGACAAGCACTGTATGGTCTGTCACGGGCCGCAAGGCAAAGGCGATGGGCCGACCGGACGGGCGTTGATTCCTCCCGCGACCGACTTCACGAGCCAGCCGAGCAGGAAGAAAAGCGGGGCCGATCTGCGCCGAGTCATTGAGCAGGGCAGTCCCGGCACGGCGATGCCCGCCTGGAAAGGACCACTGTCCGAGATGCAACTCGCGGATGTCGCCGCCTATGTGGAGACGTTGAGGAAGTGA
- a CDS encoding PepSY domain-containing protein encodes MRQIAMAAAMAAGLLLVLGGTALADKKGEKHKSKVEMAETAKVTIDQAVKTASEKVPGKVIEAELEKKHDKTVWEVEIVTDDKMIKEVHIDADSGAVIDVEDKGKGKGHKGEGKH; translated from the coding sequence ATGAGACAGATTGCGATGGCGGCGGCAATGGCGGCGGGCCTCTTGCTGGTGTTGGGCGGCACAGCACTCGCCGATAAGAAGGGAGAGAAGCATAAGAGCAAGGTCGAAATGGCGGAGACGGCCAAGGTGACGATCGATCAGGCCGTGAAGACTGCTTCCGAGAAGGTGCCGGGCAAGGTCATCGAGGCCGAACTTGAAAAGAAACATGACAAGACGGTGTGGGAAGTCGAGATCGTGACGGACGACAAGATGATCAAGGAAGTGCACATCGATGCGGATTCCGGGGCCGTGATCGATGTGGAGGACAAAGGCAAGGGCAAGGGGCACAAGGGCGAGGGCAAACACTGA
- a CDS encoding aminoacyl-tRNA deacylase yields the protein MSIARKLKAYLDREHVHYDVLPHPEAFRAIEIARALHAPEKELAKVVIMKVDARFVMTVLPAGWLVDLHRLRDVFRTHHVRLATEEEFKDLFPDCELGAMPPFGNLYGLDVYADRSLTEDEQIIFQAGTHSEAIRMRYMDFASLVFPVVAEFHQLHSTVR from the coding sequence ATGAGTATCGCGAGGAAACTCAAAGCATATCTCGATCGCGAACACGTCCACTATGACGTCCTGCCTCACCCGGAAGCCTTTCGCGCGATTGAGATCGCCCGTGCGCTCCACGCCCCTGAGAAGGAACTGGCGAAGGTCGTGATAATGAAGGTGGACGCGAGATTTGTCATGACCGTGCTGCCGGCCGGTTGGCTCGTGGATCTCCACCGCCTCCGTGATGTCTTCCGGACCCATCACGTCCGATTAGCGACCGAGGAGGAGTTCAAAGATCTCTTCCCGGACTGCGAGTTGGGCGCCATGCCGCCGTTCGGAAACCTCTACGGGCTGGACGTATACGCTGATCGATCGCTCACAGAAGACGAACAGATCATCTTTCAGGCCGGCACCCATTCGGAAGCGATCCGCATGCGCTACATGGACTTCGCCTCACTGGTTTTTCCGGTCGTGGCGGAGTTCCATCAGTTACACTCAACGGTCCGGTGA